A single region of the Triplophysa dalaica isolate WHDGS20190420 chromosome 15, ASM1584641v1, whole genome shotgun sequence genome encodes:
- the hivep2b gene encoding transcription factor HIVEP2, with amino-acid sequence MEATKTSGNSKSSEQMSSVKDDKKASSFEMTQRGQSSDSEDIIKVAEQTRTEDVRPSPLLDSEALSSESSSKSREQCHIRLRRKTLPNKLSEYDLQISEGLDKKDQKTAKMGKYVCQYCGRACAKPSVLKKHIRSHTGERPYPCIPCGFSFKTKSNLYKHRKSHAHAVKAGMVPYSEQDNEHVDEESSVVAGEMHSDAEQSSDTDEEPAGESSLVTTTHVKDTESFFQEKGGKLAKKEDVMLSTPSSLNRETTSGKVTLWQLREMMTPPVIAQVDQMAEFSTIKQRLALRLSEKKSQDSERSLSLPSSSSKGSTDSGYFSRSESAEQQFNPSSSSAKSYQEIMFGKCYRPTTRPKQSITVQSCMMDINEAASSFMIKLNKSKKLGDTESSKKDLVRSLKFDSESFQEEDYQECQIPDTYSSDLMETPLDSTMFLRSNSLPTSTNSNLNTPQGLRSSNSFDERMSGGDVSYRGAVGIRRLMRQGAFEHSANEGHAESDCNAHLACCLKSELKIHNVDDSKMAAENYQEAEMCTASQSQLSEASTRKRRKDKSVIEEEDLHIQDKSSHVSETKESGLETAYSETERRAGCNVISVIQHTNKLNWSNTSEIPSDIRSHTSDKVAICKFTQHGVEGLRNDTNRSSERIDWQWGSSVSQKPHIIKQPSSQSSIQVPEIRVTVEPDRPDKVPDQACIKQREKPTEEFQWPQRSETLSQFPVEKLPPKKKRLRLAEMECSSGESSFESACTSLSRSPSQDSNLSYSSSFSQSLDREEILNVASQSNSDEYNKPLEFLSVPAISQSRHREMRRSASEQAPYNLPADVSEIRSKSFDYGSLSPSSICRQEDVKERRRGFLVRQASLSGEPDVPGVQIQALDKSLNVDVTKDVTFSDEVNRRRTSTIERMRYSCSRFQQHKPVGSVQSSSEKDYSQTNVFHIQDIDSVMHRIKKEHEGFQAAETYISLRNPQEDCSRSLGNVLSSIRVLSHAQQALASQRMSSLLVPVRIQMQVPSYGSITYTSISHILDSQTQSSVSCVEHKKSISESFITVMPRNNTGCEPSQMSGQGRGRLCSPQASPAKLNTGIPLSLTSKTISTTEAPSGGANKRMLSPASSIELFIEAKQQKRVKDEKIYGQIVKELSAVELGNFEGEKDCPYEGFQSAITQKPRKLSEELDMDEVSLDSYHNPKLQYPASFAQNTPLIECKPTPTPTEITGALLSPKFPGLHTTTCVSWCHLNSTKPNSTQTAAQFSEYASWLVRSHNPNPPSLSTGMVLALLRSKQGRQNIVYTVATMYQPGLLVTSTPWRPKQEQVTLECKDEEMKHDVKLRDIGQRCKSLREDVALSARQPEPTRVKIFEGGYKSNEDYVYVRGRGRGKYICEECGIRCKKPSMLKKHIRTHTDVRPYVCKCCNFAFKTKGNLTKHMKSKSHMKKCLEMGVSPTAIDNIEDADEVHKSLGTRPVDTTIKHQFSDVEDSDEDGDEPDDEEDDECDGDSTPKTLSRSTSPQTYGVNKPFSYSHATKHPDTGRNPPKEQLDVSLPGFEDDLTLEQSSTYSELCPHQLLSPCWDSPCQRYMLSSRDSSPLRAVSPRRDLSIRGDFSPLRQLSPVRPAGSEPTGQRAQSPLGRNKGLLRAASPRRGSYQYRAHVDQGRSVRFQTTPHRQVVGVRSDLGTDREDSPLYVPVGLCGQKNPSTTLQPDILSHLPLHSQGPLPTPVPMIPIGGLRMPSTSSTPGAAGEINSLPSPPQGNILERASSGRTSAPVPDPGSASGEDPHSSLPNKDDKKEESVSICAKAIESLRITSEDVTDQTPKS; translated from the exons ATGGAGGCCACAAAAACCTCAGGAAACTCAAAGAGCTCAGAGCAGATGAGCAGTGTCAAAGATGACAAAAAGGCCTCGTCATTTGAGATGACCCAAAGAGGCCAATCCTCAGACTCGGAGGACATAATAAAAGTAGCAGAGCAAACTCGGACAGAAGATGTAAGGCCATCTCCTCTTTTGGACTCCGAGGCCCTCTCTTCAGAAAGTTCCTCAAAATCTAGAGAACAGTGTCACATTCGTCTAAGAAGAAAGACTCTCCCAAACAAACTATCAGAGTATGATCTTCAGATCTCAGAGGGTCTGGACAAAAAGGATCAGAAAACTGCAAAGATGGGAAAGTATGTATGCCAGTATTGTGGAAGAGCCTGTGCCAAACCCAGTGTATTGAAGAAACACATCCGTTCACATACGGGTGAACGTCCATATCCATGCATTCCGTGCGGATTCTCGTTTAAAACCAAGAGCAACCTgtacaaacacagaaaatctcACGCCCATGCAGTGAAAGCAGGTATGGTTCCGTATTCAGAACAAGACAACGAGCATGTAGATGAAGAGTCGTCAGTCGTGGCTGGTGAGATGCATTCGGATGCCGAGCAGAGTAGCGATACTGATGAAGAGCCTGCGGGAGAGTCGTCCTTGGTTACAACGACCCATGTCAAAGACACAGAGAGTTTCTTTCAAGAAAAGGGTGGAAAACTAGCAAAAAAAGAAGACGTCATGCTTTCCACCCCAAGTTCACTCAATAGAGAAACTACATCGGGAAAAGTGACTTTATGGCAGCTTCGAGAAATGATGACGCCACCCGTGATTGCTCAGGTAGACCAGATGGCGGAGTTTTCCACCATCAAGCAAAGACTGGCACTCAGGCTGTCAGAGAAGAAAAGTCAAGACTCTGAACGTTCTCTTTCCCTCCCCAGTTCCAGCAGTAAAGGCAGCACTGATTCTGGATACTTCTCACGTTCTGAGAGCGCCGAACAGCAGTTTAACCCATCAAGCTCAAGTGCCAAGTCATATCAAGAAATCATGTTTGGGAAATGTTACAGACCGACCACCAGGCCGAAGCAATCCATCACTGTACAGAGCTGCATGATGGACATAAATGAAGCCGCATCAAGTTTTATGATTAAACTTAACAAAAGCAAGAAGCTTGGCGACACAGAATCCAGCAAGAAAGATCTGGTCCGTTCGCTAAAATTTGATTCTGAGTCTTTCCAAGAGGAAGATTACCAAGAATGTCAAATTCCTGATACGTATAGCTCGGATCTTATGGAAACGCCATTAGACAGTACCATGTTCTTACGCAGTAACTCTCTTCCAACTTCAACTAATTCAAATCTGAACACACCGCAAGGACTAAGAAGCAGTAATTCATTCGACGAAAGAATGTCCGGTGGTGATGTCTCTTACCGGGGAGCAGTTGGTATAAGAAGACTCATGCGTCAAGGTGCGTTTGAACACTCTGCTAATGAGGGACATGCAGAATCAGACTGTAACGCTCACCTGGCTTGTTGCCTGAAATCAGAgttaaaaatacacaatgtGGACGATTCTAAAATGGCGGCTGAAAACTATCAAGAAGCAGAGATGTGCACGGCCTCTCAAAGCCAGTTGTCAGAAGCATCcacaagaaaaagaagaaaggaCAAAAGTGTCATTGAGGAAGAAGACTTACATATCCAAGATAAATCTTCACATGTATCTGAAACCAAGGAAAGTGGTTTAGAGACTGCCTACTCTGAGACTGAGAGAAGAGCTGGCTGCAATGTTATCTCCGTAATTCAgcatacaaataaattaaactggTCAAACACCTCAGAAATACCATCAGATATTAGATCACATACCTCCGACAAAGTTGCTATTTGTAAATTTACACAGCATGGTGTAGAGGGTCTCCGAAATGACACAAATCGCAGCTCGGAAAGAATAGATTGGCAATGGGGTAGCAGTGTAAGCCAGAAACCTCACATTATAAAGCAACCGTCATCTCAGTCCAGTATCCAAGTGCCTGAGATTAGAGTAACCGTGGAACCTGACAGACCGGACAAGGTTCCAGATCAAGCGTGCATCAAGCAACGAGAAAAGCCCACAGAAGAGTTCCAATGGCCACAAAGGAGCGAGACGCTTTCACAGTTTCCAGTGGAAAAACTACCACCCAAAAAGAAGCGCCTGAGATTAGCGGAGATGGAATGTTCTTCAGGTGAATCAAGTTTTGAATCCGCTTGCACAAGTCTCTCCAGGAGTCCGAGTCAAGATAGCAATTTGTCCTACAGCTCAAGCTTCTCGCAGTCGCTTGACAGAGAGGAGATCCTTAATGTTGCATCTCAGAGCAATTCAGATGAGTATAATAAGCCATTAGAGTTCTTATCGGTTCCAGCAATTTCGCAGAGTCGTCACAGAGAAATGCGACGCTCTGCGTCGGAGCAGGCACCCTATAACTTACCCGCAGATGTTTCTGAAATTAGAAGCAAGTCATTTGACTATGGCAGTCTGTCTCCATCATCTATATGTAGGCAGGAGGATGTTAAAGAACGTAGAAGGGGCTTCTTAGTTAGACAGGCATCTTTAAGTGGCGAACCAGATGTTCCAGGTGTCCAGATCCAGGCGCTGGACAAATCTTTAAATGTAGATGTGACAAAAGATGTCACGTTTTCAGATGAAGTGAACAGGCGACGAACGTCAACAATTGAGAGAATGAGATATTCTTGCTCCCGATTTCAACAACACAAACCAGTTGGCTCAGTGCAAAGTTCATCTGAGAAGGATTACAGTCAAACCAATGTTTTCCACATTCAGGACATAGATAGCGTAATGCATAGAATCAAAAAGGAACATGAGGGTTTCCAGGCAGCTGAAACTTATATCAGCTTAAGAAACCCCCAAGAAGATTGTTCAAGAAGTTTGGGCAATGTGTTATCCTCAATAAGAGTGCTTTCTCATGCTCAACAAGCATTAGCCAGTCAAAGAATGTCTAGTTTACTAGTTCCCGTCAGAATTCAGATGCAGGTGCCGTCCTATGGAAGCATAACGTACACTAGTATATCTCACATTCTGGATTCTCAAACGCAAAGTTCCGTTTCATGTGTAGAACACAAGAAATCCATCAGTGAGAGTTTCATCACCGTCATGCCTCGCAATAACACAGGATGCGAACCATCTCAAATGTCAGGACAAGGTAGGGGACGATTGTGTAGCCCGCAGGCATCCCCAGCAAAGCTGAATACAGGCATACCTTTATCATTAACTTCCAAAACCATCTCAACTACAGAGGCCCCTAGTGGTGGAGCAAACAAGCGCATGCTTTCCCCCGCAAGCAGCATTGAGCTTTTCATCGAAGCAAAGCAGCAAAAACGAGTTAAAGATGAGAAAATTTACGGCCAGATTGTTAAAGAGCTCAGTGCTGTGGAGTTAGGAAATTTTGAAGGTGAGAAAGACTGTCCGTACGAAGGGTTTCAGTCAGCAATTACCCAGAAGCCACGGAAACTCAGCGAGGAGCTAGATATGGATGAGGTTAGCCTAGATTCATACCACAATCCAAAATTACAATATCCTGCCAGTTTTGCACAAAATACTCCTTTGATCGAATGCAAACCAACACCAACTCCTACTGAGATCACTGGTGCTTTACTTTCCCCCAAGTTTCCAGGTCTTCATACCACTACTTGTGTGAGCTGGTGCCATCTCAACTCCACCAAACCAAACAGCACCCAAACAGCTGCACAGTTCTCAGAGTACGCCTCTTGGTTAGTGAGATCCCATAACCCCAATCCACCCAGTCTTAGCACAGGGATGGTCCTTGCTCTTCTCCGATCTAAACAGGGCagacaaaacattgtttatacAGTCGCTACCATGTATCAACCTGGATTACTTGTAACCTCCACCCCATGGAGACCAAAACAGGAACAG GTTACTCTGGAATGCAAGGACGAAGAGATGAAGCATGATGTAAAATTAAGAGACATTGGCCAGAGGTGCAAATCCTTGCGAGAGGACGTTGCGTTGTCTGCACGTCAACCAGAACCGACTCGTGTAAAGATTTTTGAAGGAGG ATATAAGTCTAATGAGGACTACGTGTACGTGAGGGGCCGTGGCAGGGGAAAGTATATTTGTGAAGAGTGTGGCATTCGTTGTAAGAAGCCGAGCATGCTGAAGAAACATATCCGAACTCACACAGATGTCAGACCTTACGTCTGCAAATGCTGCAATTTCGCCTTTAAAACGAAAG GGAATCTCACCAAGCATATGAAGTCAAAGTCtcacatgaaaaaatgtctcgAAATGGGAGTTTCACCTACTGCCATCGACAATATAGAAGATGCAG aTGAAGTCCACAAGTCCTTAGGTACCAGGCCAGTGGACACAACCATTAAACATCAGTTTTCAGATGTGGAGGACTCGGATGAGGATGGCGATGAGCCAGACGATGAGGAAGACGATGAATGCGATGGTGATTCCACACCAAAAACGCTGTCCAGAAGCACAAGTCCTCAGACCTATGGAGTCAACAAGCCATTTTCATACAGCCATGCCACTAAACATCCCGACACGGGTCGCAATCCACCGAAGGAACAGCTGGACGTTTCCTTACCAGGTTTTGAAGATGATCTCACTTTGGAGCAGTCAAGCACTTATTCTGAGCTCTGTCCACATCAGCTGCTGTCACCTTGTTGGGACTCACCTTGCCAGAGGTACATGTTGTCAAGCCGAGACTCGTCTCCCCTGAGAGCTGTTTCTCCGAGAAGAGATCTGAGCATCCGAGGGGATTTCTCACCTCTTCGGCAGCTCTCGCCTGTAAGACCTGCAGGTTCTGAGCCAACAGGGCAGCGAGCGCAGTCTCCGCTGGGTCGAAATAAAGGGCTCCTCAGGGCCGCGTCTCCACGCAGGGGCTCTTACCAATACAGGGCCCACGTGGATCAGGGAAGGAGTGTGAGATTTCAAACTACACCCCATAGACAAGTCGTCGGAGTGCGCTCAGATTTGGGAACG GATCGAGAAGATTCTCCTTTGTATGTTCCTGTAGGCCTATGCGGCCAAAAAAATCCCTCCACCACCCTGCAGCCGGACATCCTCAGTCATTTACCTTTGCACTCTCAAGGACCGCTGCCAACACCTGTTCCGATGATCCCTATTGGAGGGTTAAGGATGCCCTCCACATCATCAACACCCGGTGCTGCTGGGGAAATAAATTCCCTCCCATCACCCCCACAAGGAAACATATTAGAAAGGGCTAGTTCGGGCCGCACCTCAGCCCCCGTCCCTGATCCTGGATCAGCCAGCGGCGAAGACCCTCACTCTAGCCTTCCTAACAAAGACGATAAAAAGGAAGAGAGCGTCTCCATCTGTGCGAAAGCTATCGAGTCTCTCAGAATAACATCTGAAGATGTTACCGATCAAACTCCTAAAAGTTGA